In one window of Polaromonas naphthalenivorans CJ2 DNA:
- a CDS encoding rhodanese-like domain-containing protein produces the protein MKTDPSFDVSGTQVRPATGYAGDIAPPLAWQWLQSGDAVLVDVRTDAEREWVGFVPGAVALAWKQWPGMALNANFDEELKAAVPDGKKVVFLCRSGVRSVAAARRATELGLEAYNILEGFEGDADGQAQRGRLGGWRLRGLPWMQK, from the coding sequence ATGAAAACCGATCCCTCTTTCGATGTTTCCGGGACGCAGGTGCGCCCCGCAACCGGCTATGCCGGCGACATTGCGCCGCCGCTGGCCTGGCAATGGCTGCAGTCGGGCGATGCGGTGCTGGTCGATGTGCGCACCGATGCCGAACGCGAATGGGTGGGTTTCGTGCCGGGCGCCGTGGCACTGGCCTGGAAGCAGTGGCCGGGCATGGCGCTGAATGCCAACTTTGACGAGGAACTGAAAGCGGCCGTGCCCGACGGCAAAAAAGTAGTGTTTTTGTGTCGCAGCGGTGTGCGCTCCGTGGCTGCGGCCCGCCGGGCCACGGAACTGGGGCTGGAGGCCTACAACATCCTTGAAGGCTTTGAAGGCGACGCTGACGGGCAGGCGCAGCGCGGCCGTCTGGGCGGCTGGCGTTTGCGGGGCTTGCCCTGGATGCAGAAATAA
- a CDS encoding PPK2 family polyphosphate kinase, translating to MSSKAADTPSAPDAPASKAERKALSDLISRWQPPLAEPGANNKKSKACSLDDFDPAAKPFSTGDKERDKEAVEALAIELDTLQNLFYADRRHKLLVIFQGTDTSGKDGTLRGVFSRMSPLGVHTAAWKAPSEDERARDYLWRIHQKLPPAGEIMIFNRSHYEDVLVPPVNGWITPAQTAQRYQQINDFERLLSETGTVILKFMLHISFKEQGERLQERIDDPTKRWKFALGDLDARKQWKQYQQAYEDLLNATSTPWAPWTVVPADSKTHRNLMIATLVRQSLQQLDLRYPPDDPALKGLKVT from the coding sequence ATGTCCTCAAAAGCTGCCGATACCCCTTCCGCGCCGGATGCGCCCGCCAGCAAGGCCGAACGCAAGGCGCTGTCCGATCTGATCTCCCGGTGGCAGCCTCCCCTGGCAGAGCCCGGCGCAAACAACAAGAAAAGCAAGGCCTGCAGCCTGGACGATTTCGACCCGGCTGCCAAGCCGTTCTCGACCGGCGACAAGGAACGCGACAAGGAAGCGGTCGAAGCGCTGGCCATCGAGCTTGACACGCTGCAAAACCTGTTTTACGCCGACCGTCGCCACAAGCTGCTGGTCATTTTTCAGGGCACCGACACCTCGGGCAAGGACGGCACGCTGCGCGGCGTGTTCAGCCGCATGAGCCCGCTGGGCGTGCATACGGCGGCCTGGAAAGCGCCCAGCGAGGACGAGCGCGCACGCGACTACCTGTGGCGCATCCATCAAAAATTGCCGCCCGCCGGCGAGATCATGATCTTCAACCGCAGCCACTATGAAGACGTGCTGGTGCCGCCGGTCAACGGCTGGATCACGCCGGCGCAAACGGCGCAGCGCTACCAGCAGATCAATGATTTTGAACGCCTGCTCAGCGAGACCGGCACGGTGATCCTGAAGTTCATGCTGCACATCAGCTTCAAGGAGCAAGGCGAGCGGCTGCAGGAGCGCATTGATGACCCGACCAAGCGCTGGAAATTTGCGCTGGGCGATCTGGACGCGCGCAAGCAGTGGAAGCAGTACCAGCAGGCGTATGAAGACCTGCTCAATGCCACCAGCACGCCCTGGGCGCCCTGGACGGTGGTGCCGGCCGACTCCAAGACGCACCGCAACCTGATGATTGCCACGCTGGTGCGCCAGAGCTTGCAGCAGCTTGACCTGCGCTACCCGCCCGATGACCCGGCGCTCAAGGGCCTGAAGGTCACCTGA
- a CDS encoding ABC transporter ATP-binding protein — MLSIKNLEAGYGKVQVLHGISMEVPKGKVVTLIGSNGAGKTTTMRAISGMIKPTAGQINLHGKRIDGLESYTIAKQGLAHSPEGRRVFATMSVTDNLILGAFPRLTGSRPKGDVQGDLERAMELFPRLKERRMQLAGTLSGGEQQMLAMARAVMLNPEIVLLDEPSMGLAPILVEEVFRIIADLKSRGVTMLLVEQFAAAALKVADYGYVLENGRISVHGEADKLRDDPAVRAAYLGGGH; from the coding sequence ATGTTGAGTATCAAGAACTTAGAGGCCGGCTACGGCAAGGTGCAGGTTTTGCACGGCATTTCGATGGAAGTGCCCAAGGGCAAGGTGGTCACGCTGATCGGCTCCAACGGCGCCGGCAAGACCACCACCATGCGCGCCATCTCGGGAATGATCAAGCCGACCGCCGGCCAGATCAACCTGCACGGCAAGCGCATCGATGGCCTGGAGTCCTACACCATCGCCAAGCAGGGTCTGGCGCATTCGCCCGAAGGCCGGCGCGTGTTCGCCACCATGAGCGTGACCGACAACCTGATCCTGGGCGCCTTTCCGCGCCTGACCGGAAGCCGCCCCAAGGGCGATGTGCAGGGCGACCTGGAACGCGCGATGGAGCTGTTTCCGCGCCTGAAGGAGCGGCGCATGCAGCTGGCCGGAACGCTGTCGGGCGGCGAGCAGCAGATGCTGGCCATGGCGCGCGCCGTGATGCTGAACCCCGAGATCGTGCTGCTCGACGAGCCGTCTATGGGGCTGGCGCCGATTCTGGTCGAAGAGGTGTTCCGCATCATTGCCGACCTGAAGTCGCGCGGCGTCACCATGCTGCTGGTCGAGCAGTTTGCCGCCGCCGCGCTGAAGGTGGCCGACTACGGCTACGTGCTCGAAAACGGCCGCATCTCGGTGCATGGCGAGGCCGACAAGCTGCGCGACGACCCGGCGGTGAGGGCGGCCTATCTGGGCGGCGGGCATTGA
- a CDS encoding branched-chain amino acid ABC transporter ATP-binding protein/permease: MNRKTLVAAIIGLALLAAVPLMTSNSYYIHMVGTIMIYAILLYGLDIVVGYTGQVSLGHAGLFGVGSYTAGVLFLKLGAPLWLIIPASIAVTAGFGALLALPALRVTGPYLAMVTLAFGTIIQILINEMNFLTEGPLGITIPKPSIAGYKLDEHGFYWLVFALMVVSLVVVDRILKSQLGRAFEALRGSPVASDCMGVSVYRYKVYAFVISAGFAGLAGCLYAYSEQYISPNTYNFELTVLFLLAVIMGGRKTRSGALLGAAIIVILPKLLDDLELFRIVASGLAVLMLVGAIVGVARKITTPRAMAIPVVGTMALAGFAFWLESITDWRLSIFGLMILFVVYYLQDGIVGFVRALFHVRKPAPEGLSRAGADTGKDAISVAAGAGEKGSDLLTAKGILMQFGGLKAINQVDLRIQRGTIHGLIGPNGSGKSTMMNVLTGIYVPTAGSIDFAGRSVVGRTSSDIALSGIARTFQNVQLFGEMTALQNVQVGLHHTFDSNIVDVALHTPRYKREESSAIQRGMGLLQFVGLADLAAEEARNLPYGKQRLLEIARALALDPQLLLLDEPAAGLTAPDIKELVTIIRKIRDHGITVILIEHHMDVVMSMCDTVSVLDFGQKIAEGKPADVQADEKVIEAYLGGTAA; this comes from the coding sequence ATGAACCGCAAGACCCTTGTCGCCGCCATCATCGGGCTGGCCCTGCTGGCGGCCGTGCCGCTGATGACCAGCAACTCGTATTACATCCACATGGTCGGCACGATCATGATCTACGCCATCTTGCTCTACGGACTGGATATCGTGGTCGGCTACACCGGCCAGGTGTCGCTGGGCCATGCCGGGCTGTTCGGTGTCGGCTCCTACACCGCCGGCGTGCTGTTCCTCAAGCTGGGCGCGCCGCTGTGGCTGATTATTCCGGCCAGCATTGCGGTGACGGCCGGTTTTGGCGCCTTGCTGGCCTTGCCGGCGCTGCGCGTGACCGGCCCTTACCTGGCGATGGTGACGCTGGCTTTCGGCACCATCATCCAGATCCTGATCAACGAGATGAACTTCCTGACCGAAGGCCCGCTCGGCATCACGATCCCCAAGCCATCGATTGCCGGCTACAAGCTCGATGAACACGGCTTTTACTGGCTGGTGTTCGCGCTCATGGTGGTGTCGCTGGTGGTGGTGGACCGCATCCTGAAGTCGCAACTGGGCCGCGCGTTCGAGGCGCTGCGCGGCAGCCCAGTGGCGTCCGACTGCATGGGCGTGTCGGTGTACCGCTACAAGGTCTATGCCTTCGTCATCAGCGCCGGTTTTGCCGGGCTGGCCGGCTGCCTGTATGCGTATTCGGAGCAGTACATCTCGCCCAATACCTACAACTTCGAGCTGACGGTGCTGTTTTTGCTGGCCGTCATCATGGGCGGGCGCAAGACCCGCTCGGGCGCCTTGCTGGGCGCGGCCATCATCGTGATCCTGCCCAAGCTGCTCGACGACCTGGAGCTGTTTCGGATCGTCGCCTCGGGGCTGGCGGTCTTGATGCTGGTGGGCGCCATCGTCGGCGTGGCGCGCAAGATCACCACGCCCAGGGCGATGGCGATTCCGGTGGTTGGCACGATGGCGCTGGCCGGCTTTGCGTTCTGGCTGGAGTCGATCACCGACTGGCGGCTGAGCATCTTTGGCCTGATGATTTTGTTTGTCGTGTATTACCTGCAGGACGGCATCGTGGGCTTTGTGCGCGCGCTGTTCCATGTCCGCAAGCCTGCGCCTGAAGGCCTGAGCCGGGCCGGCGCTGACACGGGCAAGGACGCCATTTCGGTGGCCGCCGGTGCTGGCGAGAAGGGCAGCGACCTCTTGACGGCCAAGGGCATACTGATGCAGTTCGGCGGCCTCAAGGCCATCAACCAGGTCGATCTGCGCATCCAGCGCGGCACCATCCACGGCCTGATCGGCCCGAACGGCTCGGGCAAGAGCACCATGATGAATGTGCTGACCGGCATCTACGTGCCGACCGCCGGCAGCATCGACTTTGCCGGCCGCTCGGTGGTCGGGCGCACGTCGTCGGACATCGCGCTGTCGGGCATTGCGCGCACCTTCCAGAACGTGCAGCTGTTCGGCGAGATGACGGCGCTGCAAAACGTCCAGGTCGGCCTGCACCACACGTTTGACAGCAACATCGTTGATGTGGCGCTGCACACGCCGCGCTACAAGCGCGAGGAAAGCTCGGCCATTCAGCGCGGCATGGGCCTGCTGCAGTTTGTCGGCCTGGCCGATCTGGCCGCCGAGGAAGCGCGCAACCTGCCTTACGGCAAGCAGCGCCTGCTGGAAATCGCCCGCGCCCTGGCGCTGGACCCGCAACTGCTGCTGCTCGACGAGCCGGCGGCCGGCCTGACCGCGCCCGACATCAAGGAGCTGGTCACCATCATCCGCAAGATCCGCGACCACGGCATCACCGTGATCCTGATCGAGCACCACATGGACGTGGTGATGAGCATGTGCGACACGGTGTCGGTGCTCGACTTCGGCCAGAAAATCGCCGAGGGCAAGCCGGCCGACGTGCAGGCGGATGAAAAGGTCATCGAGGCCTACCTCGGCGGCACGGCGGCATAA
- a CDS encoding branched-chain amino acid ABC transporter permease, translating into MEILLQLIYSGVALGMIYAVIAFGYQLTFQTSDTLNFGQGDALMLGAMVGLTLVNMGVNYWLMLPLVIVFGLLQGGLVERIGVRPAIKIKSEFGWIMSTIALGIIFKNVAENIWGRDDLKFPSPLPESPLKVFGANVLPMEILVVAGAVLMMLAVEFFNRKTIYGKAVVATFNDRDAAKLMGINTGLVITFSYALSSATAAFAGALIAPLTLTGATMGSVLGLKAFAVAIIGGLTSGMGIIVGGIILGVAETTTGFYLSTGYKDVPGLVLLLLVLAFKPAGLFGKNAIKKV; encoded by the coding sequence ATGGAAATCCTGCTTCAACTCATTTACAGCGGTGTCGCGCTGGGCATGATCTATGCAGTCATTGCCTTCGGCTACCAGCTCACGTTCCAGACGTCCGACACCCTGAACTTCGGCCAGGGCGACGCGCTGATGCTGGGCGCCATGGTCGGGCTGACGCTGGTCAACATGGGCGTCAATTACTGGCTGATGCTGCCGCTGGTGATTGTGTTCGGCCTGCTGCAGGGCGGCCTGGTGGAGCGCATCGGCGTGCGCCCGGCGATCAAGATCAAGAGCGAGTTCGGCTGGATCATGTCCACGATTGCGCTGGGCATCATTTTCAAGAACGTGGCCGAAAACATCTGGGGCCGCGACGACCTGAAGTTTCCTTCGCCGCTGCCCGAGTCGCCGCTCAAGGTTTTTGGCGCCAATGTGCTGCCGATGGAAATCCTGGTGGTGGCGGGCGCCGTGCTGATGATGCTGGCGGTCGAGTTCTTCAACCGCAAGACCATCTACGGCAAGGCCGTGGTCGCCACCTTCAACGACCGCGACGCCGCCAAGCTGATGGGCATCAACACCGGGCTGGTGATCACCTTTTCGTATGCGCTGTCGTCGGCCACCGCCGCTTTTGCCGGCGCGCTGATCGCGCCGCTGACGCTGACCGGCGCCACCATGGGTTCGGTGCTGGGCCTCAAAGCTTTTGCCGTCGCCATCATTGGCGGGCTGACCAGCGGCATGGGCATCATCGTCGGCGGCATCATTTTGGGCGTGGCCGAAACCACCACCGGCTTTTACCTGTCCACCGGCTACAAGGACGTCCCCGGACTGGTCCTGCTGCTGCTGGTGCTGGCTTTCAAGCCGGCCGGCCTGTTCGGTAAAAACGCGATCAAGAAAGTCTGA
- a CDS encoding ABC transporter substrate-binding protein, whose protein sequence is MTFRFAKMAVASAVLSVAGLAVAADPIKIGVSGPFTGGSSSMGVSMRDGVRLAVEEINKSGGVLGRKLQVVERDDEAKNERGVQIAQELINKEKVTATVGYINTGVALASQRFFQEAKIPVMNNVATGSAITAQFKDQPENYIFRNAAHDSIQAPMIVEEAVTRRGFKKVAILADSTNYGQLGRADLETALKAKGITAVATEKFNIKDVDMTAQLLKAKAAGAEAILTYGIGPELAQIANGMTKLGWKVPMVGSWTLSMANYIDNAGPGGEGARMPQTFIQEPTTPKRQSFIINYLKTFNPKNQRIDSPVSAAQGYDSIYLLAAAIKQANSTEGPKIKAALEDLKTPVEGVITTYNKPFTAKDHEAITANIPVFGEVKGQRVVYAYADDQKKASEIRVKK, encoded by the coding sequence ATGACTTTTCGTTTTGCCAAAATGGCGGTTGCGTCAGCAGTTTTGAGCGTTGCCGGCCTGGCCGTTGCCGCCGACCCGATCAAGATCGGGGTGTCCGGCCCCTTCACCGGCGGCTCGTCGTCGATGGGCGTGAGCATGCGTGACGGCGTCAGGCTGGCGGTCGAGGAAATCAACAAGTCCGGCGGCGTGCTGGGCCGCAAGCTGCAGGTCGTCGAGCGCGATGACGAAGCCAAGAACGAGCGCGGCGTGCAGATTGCCCAGGAGCTGATCAACAAGGAAAAAGTCACCGCCACCGTCGGCTACATCAATACCGGCGTGGCGCTGGCGTCGCAGCGCTTCTTCCAGGAAGCCAAGATTCCGGTGATGAACAACGTCGCCACCGGCAGCGCGATCACCGCCCAGTTCAAGGACCAGCCTGAAAACTACATCTTCCGCAATGCCGCGCACGACAGCATCCAGGCGCCGATGATCGTCGAGGAAGCCGTGACCCGGCGCGGCTTCAAGAAGGTCGCCATCCTGGCCGACTCGACCAACTACGGCCAGCTCGGCCGGGCCGACCTGGAAACCGCGCTGAAAGCCAAGGGCATCACGGCGGTGGCCACCGAGAAGTTCAACATCAAGGATGTGGACATGACCGCCCAGCTGCTCAAGGCCAAGGCCGCAGGCGCTGAAGCCATCCTGACCTACGGCATCGGCCCCGAACTGGCGCAGATCGCCAACGGCATGACCAAGCTGGGCTGGAAAGTGCCGATGGTCGGCAGCTGGACCTTGTCCATGGCCAACTACATCGACAACGCCGGGCCGGGCGGCGAGGGCGCGCGCATGCCGCAAACCTTCATCCAGGAGCCGACGACGCCCAAGCGCCAGTCCTTCATCATCAACTATCTGAAAACCTTCAACCCGAAGAACCAGCGCATCGACTCGCCGGTGTCGGCGGCCCAGGGCTATGACTCCATCTACCTGCTGGCCGCCGCCATCAAGCAGGCCAACTCGACCGAAGGCCCCAAGATCAAGGCGGCGCTGGAAGACCTGAAGACGCCGGTCGAAGGCGTGATCACGACCTACAACAAGCCGTTCACCGCCAAGGACCACGAGGCCATCACCGCCAACATTCCGGTGTTCGGCGAGGTCAAGGGCCAGCGCGTGGTGTACGCCTACGCGGACGACCAGAAGAAAGCCTCTGAAATCCGCGTCAAGAAGTAA
- a CDS encoding cache domain-containing protein — MQLRLKIFLLSIVPMSLALGSVILTVRHQTLKLARQERDLVESTYLASREAELRAYVKLAQSSIAPLVKDVSTPGRQAEAMAILARLEYGKDGYFFVYDMDGNNLMHPRQPELVGKNLRNLKDPFGDSPIQNLLAATRNGGGIVRYYWEKPSSHQVAFKLGYVEPVLPWGWMLGTGLYLDDIEQALKSIDAQAQLNIRETQVRMYAIAIVSIILIGLAGLALNISDNKESSAKLRHLAQRVVHSQEEERVRVARELHDGIVQVLVSSKFFLETAQLQLENRLEGLKGQLPPVQIISPLKRGLERLSEALIEVRRISHALRPALLDDFGLGPAIEVLTNEVREQCSFNLRFATSGEPCALPLSQSTALFRISQETLTNAKLHSGAANVLVELIYHRRHVSLSIKDDGKGFDVRQIQTDHKSGIGLRNMRERMEGLGGTLKIYSDGKGTQVHASLKTSPEHLHLKKQDYARDDSPHPGG, encoded by the coding sequence ATGCAGCTACGGCTCAAGATATTTTTGCTGTCGATAGTTCCCATGAGCCTGGCCTTGGGGTCCGTCATCCTGACGGTGCGGCACCAGACCCTGAAGCTGGCCAGGCAGGAACGCGACCTGGTCGAGTCAACGTATCTGGCCAGCAGGGAAGCGGAGCTTCGCGCCTATGTCAAGCTGGCTCAAAGCTCCATCGCGCCGCTGGTGAAAGACGTTTCCACGCCTGGCCGACAGGCCGAGGCGATGGCGATTCTGGCGCGGCTGGAATACGGCAAGGATGGGTATTTTTTCGTCTATGACATGGACGGAAACAACCTCATGCATCCCCGCCAGCCAGAGCTTGTCGGCAAGAACCTCAGGAACCTGAAAGACCCGTTCGGTGACTCGCCCATCCAGAACCTGCTGGCGGCCACGCGCAATGGCGGCGGCATCGTCAGGTACTACTGGGAAAAACCGTCCTCTCATCAAGTGGCCTTCAAGCTGGGCTATGTGGAGCCGGTGCTGCCCTGGGGCTGGATGCTGGGCACCGGCCTGTACCTTGACGACATTGAACAGGCCCTGAAAAGCATTGATGCGCAGGCGCAGCTCAACATCCGGGAAACCCAGGTTCGCATGTACGCCATCGCCATCGTTTCCATCATCCTGATCGGCCTGGCAGGCCTGGCGCTGAACATCAGCGACAACAAGGAATCGAGTGCCAAGCTGCGCCACCTGGCGCAGCGCGTCGTTCATTCGCAGGAGGAGGAACGGGTCAGGGTCGCCCGCGAGTTGCATGACGGCATCGTTCAGGTACTGGTTTCTTCCAAGTTTTTTCTGGAAACCGCACAGCTGCAACTGGAAAACCGGCTTGAGGGCCTGAAAGGCCAGCTCCCGCCGGTGCAGATCATCAGCCCGTTAAAGCGCGGGCTCGAACGGCTCAGTGAAGCCTTGATCGAAGTGCGCCGCATCTCCCATGCCCTGCGCCCGGCCTTGCTCGATGATTTCGGTCTTGGGCCGGCCATCGAGGTGCTGACCAATGAAGTCCGGGAGCAATGCAGTTTCAATCTCCGGTTTGCAACCAGCGGCGAGCCGTGCGCCTTGCCGCTGAGCCAGAGCACGGCGCTGTTTCGCATCTCCCAGGAAACCCTGACCAATGCAAAACTCCATTCGGGCGCAGCCAACGTCCTGGTGGAACTCATCTACCATCGGCGCCATGTCAGCCTGTCGATCAAGGACGACGGCAAGGGCTTCGATGTCAGGCAGATACAGACCGACCACAAGAGCGGCATTGGCCTGCGCAACATGCGTGAGCGCATGGAAGGCCTGGGCGGCACACTGAAGATTTATTCGGATGGCAAGGGCACGCAAGTCCATGCGTCATTGAAGACGTCTCCCGAACACCTCCATTTGAAAAAGCAAGACTATGCAAGAGACGATTCGCCTCATCCTGGTGGATGA
- a CDS encoding response regulator transcription factor, translating to MQETIRLILVDDHPFVRDGVRMRLEATDDIRVVGEAGSVDEAMQLATDLGDERAPHIVLTDISMRGMSGIELAALFQHRFPGIDVLVLSMHNNLEYVKRAIESGAKGYVLKDAPAQELVNAIRAVHAGETFFSPELQQYTEGFRASSGGNSPLTPKESATLAWLACGYSNKQIARELSMSVRTVETHRLNLRRKLRITGQAELVKYAIDHMLPLKKLQATRDEV from the coding sequence ATGCAAGAGACGATTCGCCTCATCCTGGTGGATGACCACCCCTTCGTGCGCGACGGAGTCCGCATGCGGCTGGAAGCCACGGACGACATCCGGGTGGTCGGAGAAGCCGGCAGCGTTGACGAGGCCATGCAACTTGCCACCGATCTGGGTGATGAGCGCGCACCGCATATCGTGCTGACCGACATCAGCATGCGCGGGATGAGCGGAATTGAACTGGCCGCCCTGTTTCAGCATCGCTTTCCGGGCATTGATGTGCTGGTTCTGTCAATGCACAACAACCTTGAATATGTCAAACGCGCCATCGAGTCAGGCGCCAAAGGCTATGTGCTCAAGGATGCGCCCGCCCAGGAACTGGTCAACGCGATTCGGGCCGTCCATGCCGGAGAGACCTTTTTCAGCCCCGAACTTCAGCAATACACAGAAGGGTTCCGGGCGTCCAGCGGCGGGAACAGTCCGCTGACGCCGAAAGAATCGGCAACTCTGGCCTGGCTGGCATGCGGCTATTCCAACAAGCAAATTGCCCGGGAGTTGAGCATGTCAGTGCGCACGGTTGAAACTCACCGGCTCAATCTGCGGCGAAAACTGCGCATCACAGGACAGGCAGAACTGGTCAAGTACGCAATCGACCACATGCTGCCGCTGAAGAAGCTGCAAGCCACCCGCGACGAGGTGTGA